A single uncultured Acetobacterium sp. DNA region contains:
- the smc gene encoding chromosome segregation protein SMC, whose translation MYLKKLRLSGFKSFADPVSLEFSEGISAIVGPNGSGKSNITDAIKWVLGEQSIKSLRGKKMEDVIFSGTEKKQASGYAEVVLMLDNKDGSLENYPQEIAISRKLFRSGESDYAINKKSCKLKEIHSIFMDTGLGKNGYSLISQGSIENILASSPTELRNIFEEAVGIVSYKTKKNEAEKKLEQTQSHLDRLRDIMTEIEKQVGPLKNQSRKAKNWLTLHDELKTVDLVIFHRKMSSAVIELEDLKKQLEEQIKACERIEATILEKDGLYQKLTIENRELDLLADTEKKSLSVIRADFDQVQREDIRCKSQLEANEITQERLKTEQENLVTRINATLERIRAVELEKEVLVENLKTQEVNNQELETSLNRLLLEEQQEKDRIKANQDAVLNHQSLCEQLEVKRLELRTSIQEAKTESSFVEKRLGEMGNSQSQLEAELKHVNEETNNLKVEKQNLEDQYKRLQNQYNHDSGEYKKLQNQVHLISNNYKVNTSKVEYLKNIQKNYQDYFPTIRKLMTSEKMLGPVIHEVYGPVGELISTEAKYLMAIDIALGGKSQNIVVASVKVASDCIDLLKKERLGRATFLPLDNLKYSAIDPKTRKDLSGIPGFEGIASDLVKTDVRYHAAIESLLGRIIVARDFSSGKELQRKMLSKYTVVTLEGEIFYPGGAIVGGQTKDNRQSPLSKKIEIQNLENEMAEQQKTLIVLKNQDEATQGSLAQKVDALKELENQYNRCKQALWEKNKITEDLSVKQQVDIRTMAEHEQKLELLSQKLVKLDKEFAAVEEAYNQAKEATKGQEVDDIAEEIRNQLDDVRLKISESQMIMTQIKGEIAGFDQQIVLMQEQLAHQTTRKKALEEEMKNYQQDSRELMVLQERLAADHERLSKAIESHRDKNKKSMELQKQNAQRLETLQEEIKMDNHQLIIDNDKKNTLSTQLSSLQLQMNHWEENMYKSYEMNYLMVEDAYQQLALNQQLDELDLSEERQRTLKDKIAALGNVNLNAIEEYEEILTRHAFMKEQMDDLKAGKSELLDIINTLYDAMTEQFKANFIKLQENFTRIFSILFEGGRAYLEFTDPTGVLEGGIELVAQPPGKRLRHISLLSGGEKSMVAIALLFSFLEINPSPFCVIDEVDAALDDHNIYRYINYLKKVSAHNQFITITHRRKTLEVCDNLYGVSMSKDGVSQLVSVRLTDYA comes from the coding sequence CCTTGAGTTTTCAGAAGGTATTTCTGCAATTGTGGGCCCTAACGGCAGTGGGAAAAGTAATATTACAGACGCCATCAAATGGGTCTTAGGTGAACAAAGTATTAAATCCCTCCGGGGGAAAAAAATGGAAGATGTGATCTTCTCAGGAACAGAAAAAAAACAAGCCTCTGGTTATGCCGAGGTTGTTTTGATGTTAGATAATAAAGACGGATCATTGGAGAATTATCCCCAGGAAATTGCCATTTCGAGGAAGTTATTTCGATCCGGAGAAAGCGACTACGCGATCAATAAAAAAAGCTGTAAGCTTAAAGAAATACACAGTATTTTTATGGATACCGGGTTGGGTAAAAATGGCTATTCGCTGATTAGTCAGGGCAGTATCGAAAATATCTTAGCCAGTAGTCCGACTGAACTGCGAAATATTTTTGAAGAGGCAGTTGGGATTGTATCCTACAAAACTAAAAAAAACGAGGCTGAGAAAAAGCTGGAACAAACCCAAAGTCATCTGGATCGCCTGCGGGATATTATGACGGAAATTGAAAAACAAGTGGGGCCATTAAAGAATCAGTCTCGTAAGGCCAAAAACTGGCTAACGCTTCATGATGAATTAAAAACCGTCGATCTGGTGATTTTTCATCGCAAAATGAGCAGTGCTGTTATCGAACTGGAAGATTTAAAAAAGCAACTGGAAGAACAGATCAAAGCATGCGAACGAATTGAAGCCACCATTTTGGAAAAAGATGGTTTGTATCAGAAATTAACCATCGAAAACCGCGAATTGGATTTGCTGGCTGATACCGAAAAGAAAAGCCTTTCAGTGATCAGAGCCGATTTTGATCAGGTTCAGCGTGAGGATATCCGTTGTAAGAGTCAGTTGGAAGCCAATGAAATAACCCAGGAGCGTTTAAAAACTGAACAGGAAAATCTGGTAACGCGAATCAATGCAACCCTGGAACGGATTCGAGCCGTTGAGCTTGAAAAAGAAGTCCTGGTAGAGAACCTCAAAACCCAGGAAGTAAATAATCAGGAACTGGAAACGAGCTTAAACCGTTTGCTTTTGGAAGAACAGCAAGAAAAAGATCGGATCAAAGCCAATCAGGATGCGGTATTAAATCATCAGTCTCTTTGTGAACAGCTTGAGGTAAAGCGTTTAGAACTGCGAACAAGTATCCAGGAAGCTAAAACCGAGTCATCCTTTGTCGAAAAGCGTCTGGGCGAAATGGGTAATAGTCAAAGCCAATTAGAAGCAGAGCTCAAACATGTAAATGAAGAAACCAATAACCTGAAGGTGGAAAAACAAAACCTCGAAGACCAATATAAGCGCTTGCAAAATCAATATAACCATGATTCAGGCGAATATAAAAAACTGCAAAATCAGGTTCACTTAATCTCAAATAATTATAAGGTCAATACCTCTAAGGTTGAGTACCTGAAGAATATCCAGAAAAACTATCAGGATTATTTTCCAACCATTCGTAAACTGATGACATCGGAAAAAATGTTGGGACCAGTCATTCATGAGGTTTACGGACCGGTGGGTGAACTCATCTCCACCGAGGCCAAATATCTCATGGCGATCGATATTGCCTTGGGCGGAAAAAGTCAAAATATTGTAGTTGCCAGTGTCAAAGTTGCCAGTGACTGCATTGATCTGCTTAAAAAAGAGCGATTAGGTCGGGCAACATTTTTACCGCTTGATAATTTAAAATATAGTGCCATTGATCCGAAAACCAGAAAGGATCTTAGTGGGATTCCAGGGTTCGAAGGAATCGCCAGCGACTTAGTCAAAACAGATGTGCGTTATCACGCGGCGATTGAAAGTCTGTTGGGACGCATTATTGTCGCCAGAGATTTTTCATCCGGGAAAGAACTGCAGCGCAAAATGCTCTCTAAATATACCGTTGTAACCTTGGAGGGGGAAATATTTTACCCAGGTGGGGCAATTGTCGGTGGACAGACCAAGGATAACCGCCAGTCGCCGCTATCTAAGAAAATAGAAATTCAAAATCTTGAAAATGAAATGGCTGAGCAGCAAAAAACACTGATTGTACTTAAAAATCAGGACGAAGCGACACAAGGTTCGCTGGCGCAAAAAGTCGATGCCTTAAAGGAACTTGAAAATCAATACAACCGCTGCAAACAGGCGTTGTGGGAAAAGAATAAAATCACTGAGGATTTGTCGGTAAAACAGCAAGTGGACATCCGAACGATGGCTGAACATGAGCAAAAACTGGAGCTTCTCAGTCAGAAGCTGGTGAAGTTAGACAAGGAATTTGCAGCCGTCGAAGAAGCCTACAACCAGGCTAAAGAAGCAACAAAAGGACAAGAAGTTGATGATATCGCTGAGGAAATCAGGAATCAGCTGGATGACGTCCGTTTAAAAATTTCCGAAAGTCAAATGATTATGACTCAGATAAAGGGTGAAATTGCCGGATTTGATCAGCAAATCGTGTTAATGCAGGAACAGTTGGCTCATCAAACGACCAGAAAAAAAGCGCTGGAAGAAGAAATGAAAAATTACCAGCAAGACTCCCGGGAACTGATGGTTTTGCAGGAACGGCTGGCAGCAGATCACGAACGATTGAGCAAGGCCATTGAGTCCCATCGGGATAAAAATAAAAAATCAATGGAACTTCAGAAGCAAAATGCTCAGCGACTGGAGACCCTACAGGAAGAAATAAAAATGGATAATCACCAACTGATTATTGATAACGACAAAAAGAATACCCTTTCCACTCAATTAAGCAGTTTGCAGCTGCAGATGAATCATTGGGAAGAGAATATGTATAAAAGCTATGAAATGAACTATTTAATGGTGGAAGATGCCTACCAGCAATTAGCGCTCAATCAGCAGCTGGATGAACTGGATTTATCGGAAGAACGGCAACGTACCCTTAAAGACAAGATTGCCGCCTTGGGGAATGTTAATCTCAATGCCATTGAAGAATACGAAGAAATTCTAACCCGACATGCGTTTATGAAAGAACAGATGGATGATCTCAAAGCCGGAAAAAGCGAGCTGCTCGATATCATCAATACCTTATATGATGCCATGACGGAGCAGTTCAAGGCTAATTTCATCAAGCTTCAAGAAAATTTCACCCGGATCTTCAGTATCCTTTTTGAAGGCGGTCGCGCCTATTTGGAGTTTACCGATCCAACCGGGGTTCTGGAAGGTGGCATTGAGCTGGTCGCCCAACCGCCGGGCAAACGCCTGCGGCATATTTCACTACTTTCTGGTGGTGAAAAGTCGATGGTGGCCATTGCGCTGTTGTTTTCATTTCTGGAAATTAACCCGTCACCATTTTGTGTGATCGATGAGGTGGATGCGGCACTGGATGACCATAATATTTACCGCTATATCAATTATCTGAAAAAAGTATCGGCGCACAATCAGTTTATCACCATTACCCATCGACGAAAAACGTTAGAGGTCTGTGATAATCTTTACGGTGTTTCGATGTCCAAGGATGGTGTATCTCAATTGGTGTCCGTCCGACTCACTGATTACGCTTAG
- the ftsY gene encoding signal recognition particle-docking protein FtsY, which yields MELSLYERMRNKLVKTADNFKEKIENVMYMGSFDDDFFDELEETLILSDLGAHTSVKITEALRAKIIETKSKSKEEVVGFLKQILIDMVQVESESLQTPVIILVVGVNGVGKTTSIAKLSERYKKEGKKVIIAAADTFRAAAVEQLDEWAKRVGVDIIKSTTGADPSSVVFDAIGAAKARKADVLICDTAGRLHNKVNLMKELEKISKVIQREGTGFNIHNLIVLDATTGQNAINQAKVFHECVDISGIVLTKLDGTAKGGIAISIIDEMQIPIEYVGIGEKAEDLIDFDPKKFVDLLFE from the coding sequence ATGGAATTAAGTTTATATGAACGAATGCGGAACAAGCTGGTTAAAACAGCGGATAATTTTAAAGAAAAAATCGAAAATGTTATGTACATGGGCAGTTTTGACGATGATTTTTTTGATGAACTGGAAGAAACCCTGATCCTTTCGGATTTAGGAGCTCATACGTCGGTTAAGATTACCGAAGCGCTGCGTGCCAAAATAATCGAAACCAAGTCCAAAAGCAAGGAAGAAGTTGTCGGCTTTTTAAAGCAAATCCTGATCGATATGGTTCAGGTAGAAAGCGAAAGCCTCCAGACACCCGTTATTATTTTAGTGGTAGGCGTTAATGGGGTAGGAAAAACCACCTCCATTGCCAAGCTATCTGAACGCTATAAAAAAGAAGGCAAAAAGGTGATTATTGCGGCGGCCGATACGTTCAGAGCCGCAGCTGTGGAACAACTGGATGAGTGGGCCAAGCGAGTGGGCGTGGATATTATTAAAAGTACGACCGGAGCCGATCCCAGTTCAGTTGTTTTTGACGCGATTGGGGCAGCTAAAGCTCGAAAAGCGGATGTCTTAATCTGTGATACCGCCGGACGCCTTCACAATAAGGTTAATCTGATGAAAGAACTTGAGAAAATAAGCAAGGTTATTCAACGCGAAGGGACCGGTTTCAACATCCATAATCTGATTGTTTTAGATGCCACTACCGGTCAAAATGCGATTAATCAGGCCAAAGTTTTTCATGAATGTGTCGATATCAGCGGGATTGTACTGACCAAACTGGACGGAACCGCCAAAGGTGGAATTGCCATTTCAATCATTGACGAAATGCAGATACCCATTGAATATGTGGGAATTGGTGAAAAAGCTGAGGATCTAATCGATTTTGATCCCAAGAAATTTGTCGATCTTCTATTTGAATAA
- a CDS encoding YlxM family DNA-binding protein, which produces MEKKVGEQYLFDFYGELLTDKQKQILEYYYDDDYSLAEIAEVMAVTRQGIFDVIKRSKAMMEAYEEKLGLIAKFLKSQILMEEIEKDLLDCAEREKDEQLKSELMLVVEKLKKVSEEN; this is translated from the coding sequence ATGGAAAAAAAAGTCGGGGAACAATATTTATTTGATTTTTATGGTGAACTGTTGACGGATAAGCAGAAACAGATTTTAGAGTATTACTACGACGATGATTATAGCCTGGCTGAAATTGCCGAGGTTATGGCAGTTACCCGACAGGGTATTTTCGATGTGATCAAACGCTCTAAAGCCATGATGGAAGCCTATGAAGAAAAACTGGGACTTATTGCCAAGTTTTTAAAATCTCAAATTCTGATGGAAGAAATAGAGAAAGATTTATTGGATTGTGCTGAACGGGAAAAAGACGAGCAGCTTAAATCTGAATTGATGCTGGTGGTTGAAAAGCTGAAAAAAGTCAGTGAAGAAAACTAG
- the ffh gene encoding signal recognition particle protein: MIFEGLNEKFQNIFSQLKRKGKLNEKDIQEVNREIKMALLEADVNFKVVKQFTKNIGERAIGQEVLSSLTPGQQFIKIVKDEMTTLLGGEIERMDFVQGRQNVYMMVGLQGAGKTTTAAKLANLLKKEKKFKPLLVACDVYRPAAIKQLEILGDELKIDVYSEHDVKDPVGIAKRGLQRSVEGHYDLVIFDTAGRLQIDEALMDELVNIKAAINPTEILLTVDGMTGQESVNVANEFNRLLDISGVILTKLDGDTRGGAALSITYTIGKAIKYIGTGEKLTDIELFYPDRMASRILGMGDVLSFIDKAQSMMDDEKAKELEEKFRNQDFDLNDFLDQIKQIEKMGSISSLLEMMPGANRKAMKNMDLSGANTKQTEAIILSMTMEERHKPGIINASRRKRIALGSGTKVADVNRLLKGFDQSKKMMKQLSNPNIAKKGRMKLPFM, translated from the coding sequence ATGATCTTTGAAGGATTAAATGAAAAGTTTCAAAACATATTTTCCCAGCTAAAGCGCAAAGGAAAGCTCAATGAAAAAGACATTCAGGAAGTCAATCGTGAAATAAAGATGGCGCTTCTGGAAGCCGATGTCAATTTCAAAGTTGTTAAACAATTTACAAAAAATATCGGCGAACGTGCCATCGGTCAAGAGGTCTTAAGCAGCCTGACCCCAGGACAGCAGTTTATAAAAATTGTCAAAGATGAGATGACAACCCTGCTTGGCGGGGAAATTGAGCGAATGGATTTTGTTCAGGGACGCCAGAATGTTTATATGATGGTGGGTCTCCAAGGTGCCGGAAAAACGACAACGGCCGCTAAGCTTGCCAATTTATTAAAAAAAGAGAAAAAATTCAAACCCTTGCTGGTGGCCTGTGACGTCTACCGTCCGGCGGCAATTAAGCAGCTTGAAATTTTGGGTGATGAATTAAAAATTGATGTCTACTCCGAACACGATGTTAAAGATCCGGTTGGTATTGCCAAACGGGGATTGCAAAGATCGGTGGAAGGCCATTATGATCTGGTTATCTTTGATACTGCTGGTCGTTTACAGATTGATGAAGCACTGATGGATGAACTGGTCAACATCAAAGCAGCCATTAATCCCACTGAGATTTTATTAACCGTTGATGGGATGACGGGTCAGGAATCCGTTAATGTTGCCAACGAGTTTAACCGCCTGTTGGATATTTCCGGCGTTATTTTAACCAAATTAGATGGGGACACCCGCGGTGGGGCCGCCTTATCGATTACCTACACCATTGGCAAAGCGATAAAATATATTGGTACCGGTGAAAAACTCACCGATATTGAACTCTTTTATCCGGATCGGATGGCTTCCCGAATTTTGGGAATGGGGGATGTGCTATCCTTTATTGACAAAGCCCAGAGTATGATGGATGACGAAAAAGCCAAAGAATTGGAAGAAAAGTTCAGAAATCAGGATTTTGATCTCAATGACTTTTTAGATCAGATTAAGCAAATTGAGAAGATGGGTTCCATCAGCAGTTTACTGGAAATGATGCCAGGCGCTAACCGCAAAGCCATGAAAAACATGGATTTAAGTGGCGCCAATACAAAACAGACGGAAGCGATTATTTTATCGATGACCATGGAAGAACGTCATAAACCAGGCATCATTAATGCCAGCCGCAGAAAACGAATCGCGTTGGGAAGTGGTACCAAAGTTGCTGATGTCAATCGACTATTAAAAGGTTTTGATCAGTCCAAGAAGATGATGAAACAATTGTCAAATCCGAATATTGCAAAAAAAGGTCGCATGAAGCTACCTTTTATGTAA
- the rpsP gene encoding 30S ribosomal protein S16 — MAVKIRLKRMGKKKKPFYRIVVADARAPRDGKFIEEIGYYNPCVDPALVKVDADKAKTWLANGAKPTDTVKYLLKRENVIE, encoded by the coding sequence ATGGCAGTAAAAATTAGATTAAAAAGAATGGGTAAAAAGAAAAAACCTTTTTATAGAATCGTTGTTGCAGATGCACGAGCACCACGTGATGGTAAGTTCATCGAAGAAATTGGATACTACAACCCTTGTGTTGACCCTGCGCTCGTAAAAGTAGATGCAGATAAAGCCAAAACTTGGTTGGCCAATGGTGCAAAACCAACGGATACCGTTAAGTATTTATTAAAAAGAGAAAACGTAATCGAGTAG
- a CDS encoding KH domain-containing protein produces MKELVEIIAKALVEHPDAVSVQEVEGEQSIILELKVADDDMGKVIGKQGRIAKAIRTVIKAAATKEDKRVMLEIIQ; encoded by the coding sequence ATGAAAGAACTTGTGGAAATTATCGCTAAGGCTCTTGTTGAACACCCCGATGCTGTATCTGTCCAGGAAGTTGAAGGCGAACAATCCATTATTTTGGAATTAAAGGTCGCTGACGACGATATGGGCAAAGTCATTGGAAAACAGGGGCGTATCGCAAAAGCAATTCGTACCGTCATAAAAGCCGCTGCCACGAAAGAAGATAAACGTGTCATGTTGGAAATTATCCAATAA
- the rimM gene encoding ribosome maturation factor RimM (Essential for efficient processing of 16S rRNA) → MEDNRLIIIGRILGVHGIKGELKVLPLTDDPGRFYDLDSVTLIHDKTEDDYRITNCRLHKNNVLLFLEGIANRNDAEALIGRKVGIPKELAVELAEDEFFIEELLGLPVYNEGVLLGKITDVMQAGGVDVYTISEGKKVYCVPARKLYFKEIDVKAGRIEATIPQEILDL, encoded by the coding sequence ATGGAAGATAATCGTTTAATTATCATTGGCCGTATTCTTGGTGTGCATGGAATCAAGGGAGAGCTAAAAGTTTTACCTCTCACCGACGATCCAGGACGTTTCTATGATCTGGATTCGGTAACCCTCATTCATGATAAAACCGAGGATGACTATCGTATAACCAATTGCCGGCTGCATAAAAATAATGTCTTACTATTTCTGGAAGGTATTGCTAACCGAAACGACGCAGAAGCCTTGATTGGCAGAAAAGTTGGTATTCCTAAAGAATTAGCAGTGGAATTAGCCGAAGATGAATTTTTCATTGAAGAATTGCTGGGCTTGCCAGTTTACAACGAGGGTGTGCTGTTAGGCAAAATAACCGACGTAATGCAAGCCGGTGGCGTGGACGTCTATACCATTTCAGAAGGCAAGAAAGTGTATTGTGTACCAGCGCGGAAGCTCTATTTCAAAGAGATCGATGTTAAAGCCGGACGAATCGAGGCAACGATTCCCCAGGAAATATTGGATTTATGA
- the trmD gene encoding tRNA (guanosine(37)-N1)-methyltransferase TrmD, with the protein MRFYFLTLFPEIFETYFQTGMIGRGVKAGLIEYAVINIRDFSGNKHHKVDDSPYGGGAGMVMAAPPIVSALKSIPDYQNYPVVYLTPGGKPFEQNDGVALAEHPGLIFICGHYEGIDQRVIDGYVDLEFSVGDYVLTGGELPALTLADAIARHIPGFLGNCDSLAEESFESHLLEYPHYTKPREFEGQEVPAVLLSGNHAEIKKWRKQKAEDRTREKRPDLFEKYKFEKSLH; encoded by the coding sequence ATGAGATTTTATTTTTTAACCCTGTTTCCGGAAATATTTGAAACCTATTTTCAAACAGGGATGATTGGTCGCGGGGTAAAAGCGGGCTTGATCGAATACGCAGTGATTAATATTCGGGATTTCTCTGGCAATAAGCATCATAAAGTGGACGATTCCCCTTATGGAGGCGGCGCCGGGATGGTAATGGCAGCGCCTCCGATTGTTAGTGCGCTTAAAAGCATTCCGGACTATCAGAATTATCCGGTGGTTTATTTAACCCCTGGCGGCAAACCCTTTGAACAAAACGACGGGGTGGCCTTAGCAGAGCATCCGGGACTGATTTTTATCTGTGGTCATTATGAAGGGATCGATCAACGGGTCATTGACGGCTACGTGGATTTGGAGTTTTCGGTGGGTGACTATGTCTTAACTGGCGGAGAATTGCCGGCGCTGACGCTGGCTGATGCCATCGCCAGACACATTCCCGGTTTTTTGGGTAACTGTGACAGCTTGGCAGAAGAGTCTTTCGAAAGTCATTTACTGGAGTATCCACACTATACCAAACCCCGGGAATTTGAAGGGCAGGAAGTCCCCGCGGTGCTGTTATCTGGAAATCACGCCGAGATCAAAAAATGGCGAAAACAAAAAGCTGAAGACCGAACTCGGGAAAAGCGACCCGATTTATTTGAAAAATATAAATTTGAAAAAAGCTTGCATTAA
- the rplS gene encoding 50S ribosomal protein L19 — MDIIKKIQLENMKAEPPKFSVGDTVKVHVKVIEGKKERIQIFEGIVLKKQNGGVGETFTVRKISSGFGVERTFLVHSPKIEKVDIVRHGKVRRAKLNYLRDRVGKAAKVKEKRA, encoded by the coding sequence ATGGACATTATTAAGAAGATTCAATTAGAAAACATGAAGGCAGAACCACCAAAGTTTAGCGTTGGTGACACTGTAAAAGTTCATGTAAAAGTAATCGAAGGAAAAAAAGAACGAATTCAGATTTTTGAAGGCATTGTGCTAAAAAAACAAAACGGTGGCGTTGGCGAAACTTTTACGGTACGTAAAATATCTTCTGGTTTTGGTGTAGAAAGAACCTTCCTGGTCCACTCACCAAAAATCGAAAAAGTTGATATTGTTCGACACGGAAAAGTGCGTCGAGCTAAACTTAACTATCTTCGTGATCGTGTTGGTAAAGCAGCAAAAGTCAAAGAAAAAAGAGCGTAA
- the lepB gene encoding signal peptidase I, with protein MKDDQESKGNLELKEWIQSAVIAIVLAFIIKMFLFDFVMVQGSSMFPTLVQGDRLIVNKIGYTIGEPDYGDIVILSYSDSVEYVKRVIGKGGDTIEIKNMVVYRNGEPLEEDYINTDPYEDFAKVTVPEGTYFVMGDNRANSSDSRYPSLGFVKKDAIDGRVIFRIWPFTEIGTV; from the coding sequence ATGAAAGACGATCAGGAATCTAAAGGTAATTTGGAACTTAAAGAATGGATACAATCCGCAGTGATTGCCATTGTGCTTGCTTTTATTATAAAAATGTTTTTATTCGACTTTGTCATGGTTCAGGGAAGCTCCATGTTTCCAACCCTTGTCCAGGGGGATCGACTGATTGTCAATAAAATTGGCTACACCATTGGTGAACCGGACTACGGCGACATTGTGATCCTCAGCTATAGTGATAGTGTCGAGTATGTCAAACGGGTTATTGGTAAGGGTGGCGATACCATCGAGATAAAAAATATGGTGGTTTATCGTAATGGCGAACCACTGGAAGAAGATTATATTAATACCGATCCTTATGAAGATTTTGCTAAAGTTACTGTTCCAGAGGGAACCTATTTCGTAATGGGGGATAACCGGGCAAACAGTTCCGACAGCCGTTACCCAAGTCTTGGTTTTGTTAAAAAAGATGCCATCGACGGGCGCGTTATTTTCAGGATTTGGCCATTCACAGAAATTGGTACGGTCTAA
- the ylqF gene encoding ribosome biogenesis GTPase YlqF, protein MSEEKIEYIQWYPGHMAKANREIKEKLKLINVVIEVVDARLPISSKNPEINQYTWNKQHILLLNKADLADPEVSLLWIDWFKKNTDIQKIVLYDAFDRRMKTDLVKTIHELNIKEKAQVKCLVCGIPNVGKSTVINSLIGKKKTQIGNKPGVTKGQQWLSTPDHLMLLDTPGILWPKFEDPMVGLHLAWLGSIKDTIYEKENIAADLLKYLIAYYPDELEAIYKIELDDKNLPAVFDAIAKSRGLLIKGGEYDYARTSVLILNDFKNGRIGRITLERPEI, encoded by the coding sequence ATGTCGGAAGAAAAAATTGAATATATCCAATGGTACCCCGGTCACATGGCTAAAGCCAACCGGGAAATAAAAGAGAAACTTAAACTGATTAATGTGGTCATTGAGGTAGTCGATGCCCGGTTGCCGATTTCCAGTAAGAATCCCGAAATCAATCAGTATACCTGGAATAAACAGCATATTCTGTTACTGAATAAAGCCGATCTAGCTGATCCAGAAGTTAGTCTTTTATGGATTGACTGGTTTAAAAAGAATACCGATATTCAGAAAATTGTCCTATATGATGCCTTTGATCGACGGATGAAAACAGATCTGGTCAAAACCATTCATGAATTAAATATCAAAGAAAAGGCTCAGGTAAAATGCCTGGTTTGCGGGATCCCTAATGTTGGAAAATCAACGGTGATTAATAGTCTGATTGGCAAAAAGAAGACCCAGATTGGCAACAAACCAGGGGTTACCAAAGGTCAACAGTGGCTCAGTACACCAGATCATCTGATGTTATTGGATACTCCGGGAATCTTATGGCCTAAATTTGAAGATCCTATGGTGGGTTTGCATTTAGCCTGGTTAGGCTCGATTAAAGATACGATTTATGAAAAAGAAAACATTGCCGCAGATCTTTTGAAATACTTGATTGCCTATTATCCCGACGAACTGGAAGCTATTTATAAGATTGAGTTGGACGATAAAAATTTGCCAGCGGTTTTTGATGCCATAGCGAAAAGTCGAGGACTGCTGATTAAAGGCGGCGAATATGATTATGCCCGTACCAGTGTTCTCATTCTCAATGATTTTAAAAATGGCCGGATTGGTCGGATTACCCTGGAACGTCCTGAAATTTGA